The Anaerobacillus alkaliphilus genome contains a region encoding:
- a CDS encoding S1 domain-containing RNA-binding protein: MSIEVGSKLQGKVTGITHFGAFIELPGGNTGLVHISEVADNYVKDINEFLKVGDEVEVKVIAVEKDGKIGLSIRKAKERPPEEQPRPQKRPPRDRDQERPANKQFGSRNSGNRNNNQARPSLSFEDKMNRFLKDSEERLTTLKRSTESKRGGRGARRG, encoded by the coding sequence ATGTCAATCGAAGTAGGCAGCAAGTTACAAGGGAAGGTAACCGGCATCACCCATTTTGGAGCATTCATTGAGCTGCCAGGTGGTAATACTGGTCTTGTTCACATTAGTGAGGTAGCGGATAATTATGTTAAAGACATCAACGAGTTTCTTAAAGTTGGTGATGAAGTTGAGGTTAAGGTAATTGCCGTAGAAAAAGACGGTAAAATTGGTCTTTCAATCCGAAAGGCTAAAGAACGTCCGCCGGAAGAGCAACCAAGACCACAAAAACGTCCGCCACGTGATCGTGATCAAGAAAGACCAGCAAATAAACAATTTGGTTCTCGTAATAGCGGTAATAGAAATAATAATCAAGCTCGCCCATCCCTTTCTTTTGAGGATAAAATGAATCGCTTTTTAAAGGATAGTGAAGAACGATTAACTACTTTAAAGCGAAGTACTGAATCAAAACGCGGAGGTCGAGGCGCAAGACGAGGCTAA
- a CDS encoding threonine/serine exporter family protein, with protein MGKADQMMDICLLAGEIMLTYGAETYRVEETLERMAKAADLKNVHSFVTTTGIFISFEEEDRGDIMQMIRIDDRYYDLNKVTLVNQVSREFVIGSITADEAYHQLRRIALSPMNYPIWLIHLASGIAGGGFSYLFGGGVKDTLPAFLAGVTASILLIEVERYLRVKFFAEFIAAFTGGAVAIALVYFGIGTNLNQIIIGTLMPLVPGVPLTNAVRDLMSGDLLAGVSRGAEATITSLSIATGIALAISLFL; from the coding sequence GTGGGGAAAGCAGACCAAATGATGGACATTTGTTTACTTGCTGGAGAGATTATGCTTACATATGGTGCTGAAACCTATCGGGTTGAGGAGACCTTAGAAAGAATGGCAAAGGCAGCGGACTTAAAGAATGTTCATAGTTTTGTAACAACGACTGGAATTTTTATTTCGTTTGAAGAAGAGGACCGTGGAGATATCATGCAAATGATTCGTATTGATGATCGGTACTATGATCTCAATAAAGTAACACTAGTTAACCAAGTATCCCGTGAGTTCGTTATTGGCTCTATCACTGCTGATGAGGCCTATCACCAGTTGAGAAGAATTGCTTTATCGCCAATGAATTACCCTATTTGGTTAATACACTTAGCCTCAGGAATTGCAGGTGGTGGCTTCTCTTATTTATTTGGTGGTGGCGTGAAAGATACATTACCTGCGTTTCTTGCTGGTGTTACAGCTAGTATCTTATTAATAGAAGTTGAACGATATTTACGAGTAAAGTTTTTTGCGGAATTTATTGCGGCTTTTACTGGTGGGGCAGTAGCTATTGCCCTTGTTTATTTTGGGATCGGTACAAACTTAAATCAGATCATCATTGGGACATTAATGCCATTAGTTCCAGGTGTACCCTTAACAAATGCTGTTAGAGATCTAATGAGCGGCGACCTTCTTGCAGGTGTTAGCCGAGGGGCAGAGGCAACGATCACATCTCTTTCCATTGCAACAGGAATTGCTCTAGCAATTTCGTTATTCTTATAG
- the spoIIE gene encoding stage II sporulation protein E yields the protein MRGLVLSDQLEADNHRESLFDRLGNIASLVLYKWGFLIFIIGFLLGRAMILSEMLPFVLPFFATVFLVKREKAPIAMLALIAGAITVIPINGAYSFISILGFLVLYRLFNKLYENKIRLLPYLVFSSVVSTKIILTYIFTGTITNYDWLVTVVEGGLSFILTMIFLQSVPIVTERKRKHSLKNEEIVCLIILLASIMTGTIGWLAYGMAAENVLARYLVLIFAFVGGAAIGSTVGVVTGLILSLASVASLYQMSLLAFSGLLGGLLKDGKKVGVGIGLLVGTLLIGLYGEGSGAITATVMESLVAITIFMVTPRSLIMKLAKYIPGTTEYWKEQQQYLRKFRDVTAGKVEQFSTLFQTLSNSFSNVNLPAEIEDPEREVDYFLSNVTEKTCQMCFRKQQCWTKNFDKTYNYMQDIMVSCEDEGTINKRLKADWSRYCLKGEQVVHVIQQELNQYHAGKKLKRQLLESRRLVADQLLGVSKVMGDFAKEIQKERENLQMQEEQILDALHDAGVDIGHVEIFQLDEGNVDIEISVPTNEHGECEKVIAPMLSHILEEQIVVKKIEKSMYANGQTNVSFGSAKQYVIETGIATVAKGGAWISGDSYSTMEIGSGKYAVAISDGMGNGERAHLESNETLQLLQNILQSGIEETVAIKSINSVLSLRSTDEIFSTLDLAMIDLQDASAKFLKIGSTPSFIKRGEKVFMIEASNLPMGIINEFDVDVVSDQLKAGDLLIMMSDGIFDGPKHVENSEVWMRRIIKEIEATEPQAVADIIIEQVIRTGDNRIEDDMTVVVAQVKRNLPKWATIPMYQTSSLKRKKAQ from the coding sequence ATGAGGGGTTTGGTGTTATCTGATCAACTAGAAGCAGATAACCATAGAGAAAGTCTTTTTGATCGGTTAGGTAATATAGCTTCGCTTGTTCTTTATAAATGGGGATTTCTAATTTTTATTATCGGTTTTTTACTCGGTCGGGCGATGATCCTATCAGAAATGCTCCCTTTTGTATTACCTTTTTTTGCAACGGTTTTTCTTGTTAAGAGAGAGAAGGCTCCAATTGCAATGCTAGCTTTAATTGCTGGTGCTATTACGGTTATCCCTATTAACGGCGCTTATAGTTTTATCTCTATTTTAGGATTTCTAGTTTTATACCGGCTATTTAATAAATTATATGAAAACAAGATAAGATTATTACCGTATCTCGTTTTTAGTTCAGTAGTTTCAACAAAAATAATTTTGACATACATCTTTACTGGAACTATTACAAATTACGACTGGCTAGTAACAGTTGTAGAAGGTGGACTTAGCTTTATTTTAACAATGATCTTTCTACAAAGTGTTCCAATCGTTACTGAACGAAAAAGGAAGCACTCATTAAAGAATGAAGAAATTGTATGCTTAATTATCTTACTAGCCTCAATAATGACAGGTACTATTGGTTGGCTAGCTTATGGGATGGCAGCAGAAAACGTACTAGCTAGATACCTAGTCTTAATCTTCGCGTTTGTTGGTGGAGCAGCAATTGGTTCAACAGTTGGAGTTGTCACAGGGCTAATCTTAAGTTTAGCTAGCGTAGCGAGTCTTTATCAAATGAGTCTATTAGCATTTTCAGGGCTACTTGGTGGACTGTTGAAAGATGGAAAAAAGGTAGGAGTAGGAATAGGTTTACTTGTAGGGACACTTCTAATTGGTTTATACGGAGAAGGTAGTGGAGCAATAACTGCGACAGTAATGGAATCCTTAGTAGCAATTACTATATTTATGGTTACGCCACGGAGTTTAATTATGAAACTTGCCAAGTATATACCTGGGACAACAGAGTATTGGAAAGAACAACAACAATATCTGCGTAAATTCCGCGATGTAACAGCAGGTAAGGTAGAACAATTCTCTACCTTATTCCAAACGTTGTCGAATAGTTTCTCAAATGTAAACCTACCAGCTGAGATTGAAGATCCAGAAAGAGAAGTAGATTACTTCTTAAGTAATGTCACTGAGAAAACATGTCAAATGTGCTTTAGAAAACAACAGTGTTGGACGAAGAACTTTGATAAAACATATAACTACATGCAAGACATAATGGTTAGCTGTGAAGACGAGGGAACCATAAATAAACGTTTAAAAGCAGACTGGTCAAGATATTGCCTAAAGGGCGAACAAGTTGTTCACGTCATTCAGCAAGAATTAAATCAATATCACGCTGGGAAAAAGTTAAAACGACAACTTCTTGAAAGCAGGCGACTAGTTGCTGACCAACTTCTAGGCGTATCAAAGGTTATGGGTGACTTTGCAAAAGAAATTCAAAAAGAACGTGAAAACTTACAAATGCAAGAAGAACAAATCTTAGATGCATTACATGACGCAGGCGTCGATATTGGTCATGTGGAAATCTTTCAACTTGACGAGGGTAATGTTGATATAGAAATTAGCGTTCCTACGAATGAACATGGTGAATGTGAAAAAGTAATTGCGCCAATGCTTTCCCATATCCTTGAAGAACAAATTGTCGTAAAAAAGATAGAGAAAAGCATGTATGCTAACGGTCAAACAAATGTATCGTTTGGATCAGCCAAGCAATACGTTATTGAGACCGGTATTGCAACAGTGGCAAAAGGTGGAGCCTGGATATCAGGCGATAGTTATTCAACAATGGAAATTGGTTCGGGAAAATATGCCGTTGCTATTAGTGATGGAATGGGAAATGGTGAAAGAGCTCATTTAGAAAGCAATGAAACTCTTCAACTATTACAAAATATACTTCAATCAGGTATTGAAGAAACAGTAGCGATTAAATCGATTAACTCTGTTCTTTCTTTAAGATCTACAGACGAAATTTTTTCAACATTAGACTTAGCGATGATTGATTTACAAGATGCTTCTGCGAAGTTTCTAAAAATCGGTTCAACCCCAAGTTTTATCAAAAGGGGAGAAAAGGTATTTATGATTGAAGCTAGTAATCTTCCAATGGGGATTATCAATGAATTTGATGTTGATGTAGTTAGCGATCAACTAAAAGCAGGAGATTTATTAATTATGATGAGCGATGGTATTTTTGATGGTCCTAAGCATGTTGAGAATAGTGAAGTATGGATGAGGCGTATTATCAAAGAGATTGAGGCAACCGAACCACAAGCGGTAGCTGATATTATCATTGAACAAGTCATTCGCACCGGTGATAACCGAATAGAAGATGATATGACAGTCGTTGTTGCCCAAGTAAAAAGAAATTTACCAAAATGGGCGACAATACCAATGTACCAAACAAGCTCACTCAAGAGAAAGAAAGCGCAGTAG
- a CDS encoding threonine/serine exporter family protein, with protein sequence MIIELVVCFFATVSFGIIFGVPRNALFLGGGIGVLAWTIFRLLSDYGVTAIFATSIASITAATLAHFLARKFRIPATAFTIPGIIPLVPGSKAYYTMLAFVDGDYLGGLELGIETMLHAGGIAAGIVFAIAIFSFGKGIGHRYEAGR encoded by the coding sequence ATGATTATAGAACTTGTTGTTTGTTTTTTTGCTACTGTTTCGTTTGGTATTATTTTCGGAGTTCCAAGAAATGCTCTTTTCCTGGGTGGTGGAATAGGAGTTCTGGCTTGGACTATCTTTCGCTTATTGTCGGATTACGGAGTAACTGCGATATTTGCTACGAGTATCGCATCCATCACAGCGGCAACTTTAGCCCACTTTTTAGCACGAAAATTTCGAATACCAGCTACTGCTTTTACCATACCAGGAATTATTCCTCTAGTACCAGGCAGTAAAGCCTATTATACAATGTTAGCTTTTGTTGATGGAGATTACCTTGGTGGACTTGAACTTGGGATTGAGACAATGTTACATGCTGGGGGAATAGCTGCGGGAATTGTCTTTGCGATTGCGATATTTTCATTTGGGAAGGGGATTGGACACCGCTATGAGGCAGGTCGTTAA
- a CDS encoding FtsB family cell division protein — protein sequence MRSAQPRKVRELNSHYIEQHETQMEQRSKSKKGLARRLSALGLFVILSIAFTAITLHSQNSVLNEKLEKKQILENELARLQILERDLNDEIINLNNLEYISEIARRDYFLSRPGEIIFKVTSSSSD from the coding sequence ATGAGAAGCGCACAACCAAGAAAAGTAAGAGAACTAAACTCTCATTACATTGAACAGCATGAAACGCAGATGGAACAAAGGTCAAAAAGCAAAAAAGGACTCGCTAGACGTCTGAGTGCTTTAGGTCTATTTGTTATACTTTCAATTGCATTTACTGCAATAACCCTCCATTCGCAAAATAGCGTTCTTAATGAAAAACTAGAAAAGAAACAAATTCTTGAAAATGAGCTAGCACGCTTACAAATTTTAGAGAGAGATCTCAATGATGAGATTATAAACTTAAATAATTTAGAATATATCTCAGAGATTGCTAGGAGAGATTATTTTCTGTCTAGACCTGGAGAGATCATCTTCAAAGTTACTTCATCTTCTTCAGATTGA
- a CDS encoding serine/threonine protein kinase: protein MSIKKSQVCNLPPETKLIGKWHKRPYKIIKELGNGATGTVYLAHSPEGLVALKMGLNSMAITSEVNVLKHFSKVQGQVLGPSLIDVDDWITPEGNIPFYAMEYLKGQDLFTFIRGKGSEWIGIFMVQLLGDLDRLHQAGWVFGDLKPDNLMIVGPPPRVRWLDVGGTTLLGRSIKEYTEFYDRGYWGLGTRVAEPSYDLFAVAMIIINTCYQNRFEKNGEGIKQLKEKIQKQPVLKQYEAVLLNALQGKYQNAQLMKKDVINSINRSKHSIPPANKTQASIKKPNKKLVHKKKEKSSGILETFLFASFLLLAYILYLFGQMM, encoded by the coding sequence ATGAGTATCAAGAAGAGTCAAGTATGTAACTTACCTCCTGAGACGAAACTGATTGGCAAATGGCATAAACGACCTTATAAAATAATAAAAGAGTTAGGTAACGGCGCTACAGGGACTGTTTATTTAGCACATTCACCTGAGGGTTTAGTAGCTTTAAAGATGGGGTTAAATAGTATGGCAATTACCTCAGAGGTAAACGTCCTAAAGCATTTTTCCAAGGTCCAAGGACAAGTTCTTGGACCTTCTTTAATCGATGTAGACGACTGGATAACGCCTGAAGGAAATATTCCTTTTTATGCTATGGAATATTTAAAGGGGCAAGATTTATTTACATTTATACGCGGCAAGGGTAGCGAATGGATTGGTATATTTATGGTGCAGTTATTAGGTGACTTAGATCGGCTACACCAAGCTGGTTGGGTTTTTGGAGATTTAAAGCCTGATAACTTAATGATTGTTGGCCCTCCGCCAAGAGTCCGTTGGTTAGATGTAGGTGGAACAACGTTACTAGGGAGATCTATTAAAGAATACACAGAATTCTATGACCGTGGCTACTGGGGGCTAGGAACGAGAGTAGCAGAACCATCCTATGATCTTTTTGCTGTTGCAATGATTATTATCAATACGTGTTATCAAAACCGCTTTGAGAAAAACGGTGAAGGCATTAAACAATTGAAGGAAAAAATTCAAAAACAGCCAGTTTTGAAACAATATGAAGCTGTTTTATTAAATGCTCTTCAAGGAAAATATCAAAATGCACAGCTAATGAAGAAAGACGTGATTAATTCTATTAATCGATCAAAGCATTCAATTCCACCAGCTAACAAAACGCAAGCGAGCATAAAAAAGCCAAATAAAAAACTAGTTCATAAAAAGAAAGAGAAATCTTCAGGAATTCTTGAAACATTCTTGTTTGCCTCTTTCCTTCTTTTAGCATATATCCTATACTTATTTGGACAAATGATGTGA
- the tilS gene encoding tRNA lysidine(34) synthetase TilS: MRQVVNSFINKHSLLSEGATVVVGVSGGPDSLALLHYLHKELKQLHITIIAAHVDHMLREESADEYRFVESYCLEEGITFEGTKANVKQYQETHKVSVQVAARECRYQFFELVMQNYKGHFLALAHHGDDQIETMIMRQVRGAHGYGLAGIPVKRPFSCGVLIRPFLCLSKEDILTYCKDEDLQPKIDLSNFTSKYMRNRIRNEVLPILKRENPAVHLKFQQQSELLTEDEQLLEQLAREKLEDVILKKEPKKIVLAISTLISCPISLQRRGFQLILNYLYEQNIPEITTIHMNDFLQFLNNRHPSGSLDFPNGLSITKSYDKCFLEFEKQKGVSFYEDQLLIPGIVTLKKGKIIGEVIEANQKAPITRNTMVCDKEKLKLPLIIRNRQKGDSMFINGMRGTKKLKALFIDEKVPRDERESWPIVVNGDGEILWVPKLRKANFADPTSGTKEFVKLTFEEF; the protein is encoded by the coding sequence ATGAGGCAGGTCGTTAACTCATTTATTAATAAACACTCCCTTTTATCGGAAGGCGCAACTGTTGTAGTAGGAGTCTCAGGTGGGCCAGATTCGTTGGCGCTTTTGCATTATTTACATAAGGAATTGAAGCAATTGCATATAACTATTATCGCAGCCCATGTAGATCACATGTTGAGAGAAGAATCGGCGGATGAATACCGTTTTGTAGAAAGCTATTGCTTAGAAGAAGGAATTACGTTTGAAGGTACTAAGGCTAACGTGAAACAATATCAAGAAACGCATAAAGTAAGTGTTCAAGTTGCCGCAAGGGAATGTCGCTATCAATTCTTTGAACTTGTAATGCAAAATTATAAAGGCCATTTTTTGGCGTTGGCCCACCATGGTGACGATCAAATAGAGACAATGATTATGCGGCAGGTGAGAGGTGCACATGGATATGGACTAGCTGGTATTCCTGTTAAGAGACCGTTCAGTTGTGGAGTACTTATTCGCCCCTTTCTTTGTCTGTCAAAGGAAGACATACTAACTTATTGTAAGGACGAAGATCTTCAGCCGAAAATTGATCTTAGTAATTTCACTTCAAAATACATGCGCAATCGAATTAGAAATGAAGTGTTACCGATTTTAAAGAGAGAAAACCCAGCTGTTCATCTAAAATTTCAACAACAAAGTGAACTCTTGACCGAAGATGAGCAACTTCTAGAGCAATTGGCTAGAGAAAAATTAGAAGATGTTATCCTAAAAAAGGAACCTAAAAAAATCGTCCTTGCGATATCAACGCTAATAAGTTGTCCAATCTCTTTACAAAGAAGAGGCTTTCAACTAATATTAAACTATCTTTACGAACAAAACATACCAGAAATTACCACTATACATATGAATGATTTTCTGCAGTTCCTTAATAACCGTCATCCATCAGGCTCTCTAGATTTTCCAAACGGTTTATCCATCACAAAATCCTATGACAAATGTTTTCTAGAATTTGAAAAACAAAAGGGTGTTTCTTTTTATGAAGACCAATTATTGATACCAGGGATTGTTACTCTTAAAAAGGGTAAGATAATTGGAGAAGTAATTGAGGCAAACCAGAAAGCACCAATAACCCGAAACACCATGGTTTGTGATAAGGAGAAATTAAAACTACCTTTAATAATAAGAAATCGCCAAAAGGGAGACTCGATGTTCATCAATGGTATGCGAGGAACAAAAAAGTTAAAGGCGCTATTTATTGATGAGAAAGTACCTCGTGATGAGAGAGAGAGCTGGCCGATTGTAGTTAATGGAGATGGAGAAATACTTTGGGTTCCTAAATTGAGAAAAGCGAACTTTGCTGATCCTACAAGTGGAACAAAGGAGTTTGTAAAGTTAACCTTTGAAGAGTTTTAG
- a CDS encoding VWA domain-containing protein translates to MGKGTLKQILLLTDGCSNQGEDPVAIAALAKEEGITVNVIGVVEDDRISDQGIEEIQAIAMSGGGISQIVYTQQLAKTVQMVTRKAMTQTIHGVVNRELTQILGKDQDIEDLPPEKRGQVMEVVDELGETMELELLILVDTSASMKNKLAMVQEALTDLSISLNSRQGSNKFALYSFPGKRKEVDKLLSWTPKIESLTGVFHKLASGGITPTGPALQEAIAMFPRKSKRSLLADEYQEESSM, encoded by the coding sequence ATGGGTAAAGGGACGTTAAAGCAAATTCTATTATTAACTGACGGTTGTTCAAATCAAGGTGAAGATCCAGTTGCGATTGCAGCATTAGCGAAAGAAGAAGGGATCACTGTCAATGTAATTGGTGTCGTTGAAGATGATCGAATTAGTGACCAAGGAATTGAAGAAATTCAAGCAATAGCAATGTCTGGTGGTGGGATAAGCCAAATAGTATACACTCAGCAACTAGCAAAAACTGTACAAATGGTTACTAGAAAAGCAATGACACAAACAATTCATGGGGTAGTTAATAGAGAGTTAACTCAAATACTAGGAAAAGATCAGGATATAGAAGATTTGCCACCTGAAAAACGTGGTCAAGTAATGGAAGTTGTCGATGAACTTGGGGAAACGATGGAGTTGGAACTTTTAATATTAGTAGATACAAGTGCTAGTATGAAAAATAAGTTGGCGATGGTCCAAGAAGCCTTGACCGACTTATCGATAAGTTTAAACTCTAGACAAGGCTCTAATAAATTTGCATTATATTCATTTCCGGGGAAACGAAAAGAAGTTGATAAGTTGTTAAGCTGGACGCCAAAAATTGAGTCGTTAACAGGTGTGTTTCATAAATTAGCTTCAGGAGGGATCACACCTACAGGACCAGCACTACAGGAAGCAATCGCAATGTTCCCACGTAAGAGCAAAAGGAGTCTGTTAGCCGATGAGTATCAAGAAGAGTCAAGTATGTAA
- the yabQ gene encoding spore cortex biosynthesis protein YabQ — protein MSLTVQLQTMLAMVAMGGWLGMAIDTYSRLIRGRHWNKWITVINDSLFWILQGLFVFYVLLQINEGEMRFYILLALLCGYSCYRALLYRVYMKVLEAVIQGIIKTYKFLKATLFILIINPTKEILKFLYKLCMMIIGFLITVIFFLLKIIFTPFKWVGRGIWRLLPKEKFRKLINKLGFLKKLKNYIKRWLSK, from the coding sequence GTGAGCCTAACCGTACAATTACAAACAATGCTAGCAATGGTGGCTATGGGTGGATGGCTAGGAATGGCGATTGACACCTATAGCCGATTAATTCGAGGTCGCCATTGGAACAAGTGGATTACCGTAATAAATGATAGTTTATTCTGGATACTCCAAGGCCTGTTTGTTTTTTATGTTTTATTGCAAATTAATGAAGGAGAAATGCGTTTTTATATCTTACTAGCTTTATTGTGTGGTTATTCATGCTATCGAGCTCTATTATATCGTGTTTACATGAAAGTGTTGGAAGCAGTGATTCAGGGAATAATTAAAACTTATAAATTTCTAAAGGCAACTTTATTTATATTAATCATAAATCCAACGAAAGAGATATTGAAGTTTCTATACAAGCTGTGTATGATGATTATAGGCTTTTTAATTACAGTTATTTTTTTCCTTTTGAAGATAATCTTTACACCGTTTAAATGGGTGGGAAGAGGAATTTGGCGTCTTTTGCCGAAAGAAAAATTCAGAAAATTAATAAATAAACTAGGGTTTTTGAAAAAGTTGAAGAACTATATAAAGCGATGGTTATCAAAATAA